The following proteins are co-located in the Candidatus Dormiibacterota bacterium genome:
- the minE gene encoding cell division topological specificity factor MinE, with translation MIEFLRRFFSAAPPSASAAKERLRFVLMTDHLALSPEIVEAMKRDLVDVISRHVEVDREKIEVTFERQDRAVALLANIPILSVRRPQPPEPPAAPPTRPRRKRTRRRASGTSPTEPAAAT, from the coding sequence ATGATCGAGTTCTTACGCCGGTTCTTCAGCGCCGCACCGCCGAGCGCGTCGGCGGCGAAAGAGCGCCTGCGGTTCGTGCTCATGACCGATCATCTCGCACTGAGCCCCGAGATCGTCGAGGCGATGAAGCGCGATCTGGTCGACGTCATCTCGCGGCACGTCGAGGTCGATCGGGAGAAGATCGAGGTGACGTTCGAGCGCCAAGACCGCGCGGTCGCGCTGCTCGCCAACATTCCGATCCTCTCCGTCCGGCGGCCGCAGCCGCCCGAGCCTCCCGCGGCTCCGCCGACGCGTCCACGCCGCAAGCGCACCCGCCGCCGCGCGAGCGGCACCTCGCCCACGGAGCCCGCCGCCGCGACGTAG
- the minD gene encoding septum site-determining protein MinD, with protein sequence MMHLLSQNGDPAEGNERRATTGEITKLGRAIVVTSGKGGVGKTTTTANLGTALARRGARVALVDADIGLRNLDILLGLENRVTHHLLDVLEESATLDDALIPDKHSENLYLLAAAQSREKEDVDTEKMCALVASLRERFDYVLIDSPAGIERGFRNAVAGAQEAIVVCTPEVSAVRDVDRVVGLLGNRFRPQLIINRLRPQLVQKGKMLSVEDVDAILRLPLLGVIADEPQIIVTTNRGEPLALRRDGATANAYHAIAARVAGENVAMPTVELKKQSFLERLLRGGRA encoded by the coding sequence GTGATGCATCTCCTCTCCCAGAACGGCGATCCCGCCGAGGGGAACGAGCGGCGCGCGACGACCGGCGAGATCACCAAACTCGGTCGCGCGATCGTCGTTACGTCGGGAAAAGGCGGCGTCGGCAAGACGACGACGACCGCGAATCTGGGAACGGCGCTCGCACGGCGTGGCGCGCGCGTCGCGCTCGTCGATGCGGATATCGGTCTTCGGAATCTCGACATTCTCTTGGGGCTCGAAAATCGCGTGACGCATCATCTTCTCGACGTGCTCGAGGAGAGTGCGACGCTCGACGACGCGCTCATCCCCGACAAGCACAGCGAGAACCTCTATCTTCTGGCAGCGGCGCAATCGCGGGAGAAGGAGGACGTGGACACGGAAAAGATGTGCGCGCTCGTCGCGTCGCTGCGCGAGCGTTTCGATTACGTGCTCATCGATTCGCCGGCCGGCATCGAACGGGGTTTCAGGAATGCCGTTGCCGGCGCGCAGGAAGCGATCGTGGTCTGCACGCCGGAAGTCTCGGCCGTGCGCGACGTGGATCGCGTCGTCGGTCTGCTCGGAAATCGCTTCCGGCCACAGCTGATCATCAACCGGCTGCGACCGCAGCTCGTGCAAAAGGGCAAGATGCTCTCCGTCGAGGACGTCGACGCGATCTTGCGGCTGCCGCTGCTCGGGGTCATCGCCGACGAGCCGCAGATCATCGTCACGACAAATCGAGGCGAACCGCTCGCGCTGCGGCGCGACGGGGCGACCGCGAACGCCTATCATGCGATCGCGGCCCGCGTCGCGGGAGAGAATGTAGCGATGCCGACGGTCGAGCTAAAAAAGCAGAGCTTCCTCGAGCGGCTCCTGCGAGGAGGCCGCGCATGA
- the minD gene encoding septum site-determining protein MinD, whose protein sequence is MSARKIVVTSGKGGVGKTTTTVNLGAALAKAGKRVILVDADIGLRNLDLVLGLEKRIVFDLVEVAEGRCQLRQALIRDKRFPALWLLPASQTRDKDAVTEEQFAALVDQAARAADYVLIDCPAGIEGGFRNAIAGAAEAILVTTPEVSAIRDADRVVGKLTDRALPMRLIVNRLRPEMVHSGDMLCVDDVCEVLAVELLGIVPDDEEVIDTTNRGEPLVLDETNRLAAVYQKIARRLEGEIVPFTTFNNGARQGLFGRLFAGLKAG, encoded by the coding sequence CTGAGCGCGCGAAAAATCGTCGTCACGTCCGGCAAAGGCGGCGTCGGGAAGACGACCACGACCGTGAACCTCGGAGCGGCGCTCGCCAAGGCGGGCAAGCGCGTCATTCTCGTCGACGCCGACATCGGCTTGCGAAATCTCGATCTCGTGCTCGGGCTCGAGAAACGCATCGTCTTCGATTTGGTCGAGGTCGCGGAAGGGCGATGCCAACTGCGCCAAGCGCTGATTCGTGACAAGCGCTTTCCCGCGCTCTGGCTGCTGCCCGCGTCGCAGACGCGGGACAAGGACGCGGTCACGGAAGAGCAGTTTGCGGCGCTCGTCGACCAGGCCGCGCGCGCTGCCGACTACGTGCTGATCGATTGTCCAGCCGGCATCGAGGGCGGCTTTCGCAACGCGATCGCGGGCGCGGCCGAGGCGATCCTCGTGACGACGCCGGAGGTCAGCGCGATCCGCGATGCAGATCGCGTGGTCGGAAAGCTGACCGACCGCGCCCTGCCGATGCGCCTCATCGTCAACCGGCTGCGCCCGGAGATGGTGCACAGCGGCGATATGCTCTGCGTCGACGACGTATGCGAGGTGCTCGCGGTGGAGCTGCTGGGGATCGTTCCCGACGACGAGGAGGTCATCGATACCACGAATCGCGGCGAGCCGCTCGTGCTCGACGAGACCAATCGCCTTGCAGCCGTCTATCAGAAAATTGCGCGGCGTCTCGAAGGCGAGATCGTTCCGTTCACGACGTTCAATAACGGTGCGCGGCAGGGGCTCTTCGGCCGCCTGTTCGCAGGCCTGAAAGCAGGATAG
- the rodA gene encoding rod shape-determining protein RodA: MASLVLRGDSALRRYLRNFNWTLALPCAAIALLGVLCVQSAGLHDPGAAGEYRRQILYIALGVPLMIGLSLVDYRAWARWAPMLYVANLLLLGFILRGGHAALGAQRWVSLGPLGTFEPSEPAKLVLAISLAAVLCRGRYERLVDLWKPLATVALPALLILKQPDLGTTLVLLAIVSAQLFFGLPKIGDFVIYAMGVLLAAAIAVGTNVLLKPFQKARLFSFLNPNADPQGAGYNLDQAKIAVGNGDWFGRGLYHGTQTQLNFVPEHSRDFVFTVLGEEMGFAGGVLLLALYGTMLYGGIRTLFAARDRFGYLLAAGLTAMLFFHVLVNVGMTVGIMPITGIPLPFMSYGGSALLTDFAAVGMLLNIYGQRDRDVLGNA, encoded by the coding sequence GTGGCCTCGCTGGTATTGCGTGGCGATAGCGCGTTGCGGCGGTATCTGCGCAACTTCAACTGGACGCTCGCCCTTCCGTGTGCGGCGATCGCGCTGCTCGGCGTACTGTGCGTGCAGTCCGCAGGACTGCACGACCCAGGCGCGGCGGGAGAGTACCGGCGCCAGATTCTCTACATCGCACTCGGCGTGCCGTTGATGATCGGGCTCTCGCTCGTCGATTATCGAGCGTGGGCGCGGTGGGCGCCGATGCTGTACGTCGCCAACTTGCTGCTGCTCGGATTCATCCTGCGCGGCGGTCATGCGGCGCTCGGTGCGCAGCGCTGGGTATCGCTGGGCCCGCTCGGCACCTTCGAACCATCGGAGCCCGCCAAGCTCGTGCTGGCGATCTCGCTCGCGGCCGTGCTCTGCCGCGGACGCTACGAGCGCCTCGTCGATTTGTGGAAGCCGCTTGCGACGGTCGCGCTGCCGGCATTGCTCATCCTTAAGCAGCCCGATTTGGGAACTACGCTCGTTTTGCTCGCGATCGTCAGCGCACAGCTCTTCTTCGGCCTGCCGAAGATCGGCGACTTCGTGATCTACGCGATGGGCGTGTTGCTGGCAGCGGCGATCGCCGTTGGGACCAACGTCCTGCTCAAACCCTTCCAAAAGGCGCGACTCTTCAGCTTTCTCAACCCTAACGCCGATCCGCAAGGCGCGGGCTACAACCTCGACCAAGCGAAGATCGCGGTCGGCAACGGCGATTGGTTCGGGCGCGGCCTCTATCACGGCACTCAGACGCAGCTGAACTTCGTTCCCGAGCACTCGCGCGATTTCGTCTTCACGGTGCTGGGCGAGGAGATGGGGTTCGCCGGCGGGGTGCTCCTCTTGGCCCTCTACGGCACGATGCTCTACGGCGGCATTCGGACGCTCTTCGCGGCGCGAGACCGCTTCGGCTATCTGCTCGCTGCGGGGTTGACCGCGATGCTCTTCTTCCACGTGCTGGTCAACGTTGGGATGACGGTGGGAATCATGCCGATCACCGGGATCCCGTTGCCCTTCATGTCCTACGGGGGCTCTGCTCTCCTCACCGACTTCGCCGCGGTGGGAATGCTCCTGAACATCTACGGCCAACGCGACCGGGACGTGCTCGGCAACGCGTGA